The following proteins come from a genomic window of Dreissena polymorpha isolate Duluth1 chromosome 1, UMN_Dpol_1.0, whole genome shotgun sequence:
- the LOC127844622 gene encoding uncharacterized protein LOC127844622, protein MATSTTPGIRDVIIIVNEGENNKHFHGHRKGACAERQILHTVFVNKFGFSQFNADCNRDISLGDWDHDKRPTSIQKLNASCCIKCHIKSAQPGDNIKRENNLLVVAICSHGGVDSKGSYISLVGEKETEQLYISELLNFLQTCETLKNKTVIILLESCRGPQEDAGVPMEVVESADTESEAAPKYQGEHVTFVPPETIQLSDVPQNFIIVYGTTPGMVSYSDVKGSWMEQALLEEVEKLEKSRPGEDINFMQLLTRMKGNVARRDTSGNQQNVEAMPEAGSSGEKCVIQSEHRLTKPPMLNLKKN, encoded by the exons ATGGCAACATCAACAACCCCCGGAATTAGAGATGTGATAATTATTGTCAATGAAGGcgaaaataacaaacattttcatGGACACCGTAAAGGTGCTTGTGCTGAAAGACAGATCCTTCACAcagtctttgtaaataaatttggGTTTTCTCAATTTAATGCAGATTGTAATCGTGATATAAGCCTAGGCGATTGGGATCATGATAAAAGACCAACGTCGATCCAAAAGTTGAATGCTTCTTGCTGTATCAAATGCCATATCAAATCTGCACAGCCAGGAGACAATATTAAGCGTGAAAACAACCTACTCGTGGTTGCCATTTGTTCTCATGGAGGAGTAGACAGTAAGGGCAGTTACATATCTCTTGTTGGAGAAAAGGAAACAGAGCAGTTATATATCAGCGAGCTGCTTAACTTTCTACAAACCtgtgaaacattaaaaaataagacCGTTATAATTCTTCTGGAATCGTGTAGAGGACCGCAGG aagaCGCAGGCGTCCCTATGGAGGTAGTCGAGTCAG CTGATACAGAGAGTGAAGCTGCCCCGAAATACCAAGGTGAACACGTTACATTTGTGCCACCAGAAACAATCCAGCTATCTGACGTACCACAAAACTTCATAATTGTCTATGGAACAACTCCTGGCATGGTGTCGTAcag TGATGTCAAAGGATCGTGGATGGAACAGGCACTACTGGAAGAGGTAGAAAAACTCGAAAAATCACGTCCCGGAGAAGACATAAACTTCATGCAACTCCTCACCAGGATGAAAGGAAACGTTGCACGAAGAGACACGTCTGGAAATCAACAAAATGTAGAGGCTATGCCAGAAGCGGGTTCAAGTGGCGAGAAATGCGTCATTCAGAGCGAGCACCGACTGACCAAACCACCCATGCTGAACTTGAAAAAGAATTGA